The genome window ACCTAAGGACATAACATTTTGCACATACTATTGCATTCTAAAAACAATGAACACTAAAGAGAGAATAGGGCAGGGTGGTAtgacagtatatatatataacatgcAATGGTAGAAATGAGCAAATGACAAAACTGCAACCTGCAACCATCTACTTGTTGTTATTTACATGTGTCAGAGATGAATCAtagaaaaatgtgaaaatatagaGCAGAATGTGTCACCAACAATTGGGATAATGAATCGCTTGTTATGAAGGGTGTTGTTAAATTCAACATTGCATCTTGAAGCATATAACCTCCACATGTGTGCGTGTCTGCTATTATACCCAACCTTTACATATGGCTCATCCCATCAAATTTAGAGTTCAATCCATTTTATGTTATTAGTCTTATTGGTTGAACATTGTGACAAAGTAATTAACTATCGATAATTCACCTTGATATTGTAATTGTTGATTACTAGGCTTTacatttaagtttttaaatgttttataattttcTGTGAAGCAGCTACATGGTAAATTCTAAACATGCCAAATAATATAATGCAAATAACAAGTAATTATGGGATTTATGTTGTTAGTAAAAAATCCAAAACTAATGGCTAAAGGACACATCAACTTATCAATTATAAAATCTATGATTCGCCACTGTTTTTGGGTGCCCAAACGCACAGAAATGAGCACAAATGGACAGCTGTAATTAAGGCTTTTGCCGATTATGTAATTGTTTCACTCGTATTTGTAATCCCAATTAGCTTTTCAAAAATAGTGCAGTCCTAGTGCTAGCAACACAAAAATCATGGGTTCGAGCCCAGgtatcacacacacactgataaaatgtataacttgaatgcattgtaactcacaatggataaaaacatctgccaaatgttCACTCTGAATATGTATAGAAACATGCATCACCAAAAATAACCGTATTATAATAAATACCATTGCGTTACAGAGTTACGTAATATGACATTTTGGTTAGACCACCCACTCTTAAAAGTGAGCAGTAGGCTCTCTTTCAACTCTTATCTCTCCGGCTGCAGCCCCGCAGAGGAGACACCCAATGTCATCGAGGTAGTGATCAAATTTAACATTGACCTCATGATATACATAATGTTATGGTGAGCTTATGCTATGCATAGTCAACAATAAATGACTCCTTAATGTCTGAAAGCTGTTTTACCTGGGAGTCTGTTCATGTTGACACCTTGAGCTGATAGGCCGATCCCCATGTACCTAATCACAAGacacaaaatgcatttgaaGGAAATGCCTGCACAAGGCTGGTAAAATTACACCACTGCTGTGCAATTAGACtgagctcatttacattttaaaggttcCTTATCATTAAAGGTACAGTTCaccctaaaataaaaaagtgagtCAATTTCATGTAATTTAGcccattaaatataaaatgacgcTCCATTCTCAACTTTAAGCACATATAATTGCAGGTAGATTTGGTGTCCAATGTCATTTTTTTCTGCATTTacaaatggttattttttttattattttaacaatttGATACTAATTGTCATAGATTTCAAGATATTACAggctatatgacattttatgttaAAAGTGTCTTATGTAGATGATGATTTCCTATTGTCTGAATTAGTCTGTGTCAATTCTGTTACTGTCAAACtctgtcaacactgttactctaCCTTGGTTAGAGTCATGTATGTGTGTGGACCTGCAATTATATAAATCCACCACATATTTTCAATGTAATGAAAGTTTGTAGTATCTATTGGTTTGGAACAACACTGAGGTGAGTAAAATTTGAAATCATTTACACATTTGACCAAACATAAAGTAAACAATGAATTATAACACAGAATCCTTTACTTACCCATCTCGACCTTTACTGATGATTTTCACCTCAAAGTAATAAACCCCACAGGCGGCGGGAATGGGGTGTGTTGCACGAACAGATGCCGCATCTTTCGGAGTCTTTCCATGACCTGGATGACATAAACaactgttttcaaaactgtttatTGTTGGCTGTTATTCACGAGGAACATGTGGAAGGTTTGCAATGGTGTATCATCACCAAAACACAATACAGTCAATGTATAATCAATATAATGGGTTAAAGATATTTTGCTTGGTAAAGCAGTTTTGGTGGCGCACTGACtttcttatttaaaatatcatatttaaATTCTACCTGAAGTCACTACCAAATGCTCTCATTAATTCTGTGGCCTACCTTTATGACTCAGCTAAGGGAAATGGCAGACATTTCATTGAATGCCATCAAGACAATCATTAGACCACATAAGCTTGTAAAACAACTACATATACTAAACAAATGAGTTGGAGATCTTCTTTATCTGGTTATATCTCTTATTAAACCCTTGCACAATCGCGATGGGAGGATATCTGCTTGTGCAGACACCAAATACAGGCCAGGCCAAATATTTTCCGCCGGGCTTGCTCAGTGACTCGTTAGGGTACATTAGTAATGCCTATGAAGACACGGCCTTTGTACACAGATCGTGACAATGAATGTCAGCTGCAGTGCTTCCGGAAATGACTGAAGCATCTCGCTAAAACTCAAGATCATATCCCTGATACAGTGAacaaactttatattttattacttttaaaccAAAACCGTCGTGTTGTTCACCTCATATTGCTTGATGTCAtatattaaacaacaacattacACATCTACGAATAatcagtttatttttaaacttttaGCCTTTGCTAAATGCTCACTGCATAGGAATGACGGTAAATAATTCTAAATGGAGgacattttgaagcaaaacacgGATTAACTTGTTAACTTATTGTCAATAGCGAGTTTTTAGTTAATATGGTTTGGTTAGATTTGGCAAGAGAGATGTGATCAATCAAGATCATCTCCATTTCATTACGTTTCAAGCATTCTGTATGATCAAAAAGGAAGCAAATGAGTTTGATTTGTCACAGACAAACGTTGTCttacatttataataaattaaatgtgtaACACGACACGAGCTAACCTGGCTAACGACCCGAACGTTTAGCTTGTAAACAACTTGCTATGTTTGTGTCAAGTTGCTGTTAGCTTCGTTACCTTTGTAATGCACCCGGAGGTTGTTTTGAGACAGGCCGATGTAGCTGAATTTGTCTTTGGGGCTCCATGATCTGGGTAAGGGGGTCTCTTGCTCGTTGACGGCCGGATAAAGGCGTCTAAGCCGCTGGTTGAGCTCTTTTTCCTGCTCGTTGAGAGCCAAGTCTCCGTGAACGACAACCGACATCAGAAACCCACAGCCCGATGACGGTCCTGACATCGCGATCCGATTCTTGTCCTCAATACCAACAGCTTGCCAGCTATCTTTAGCTGGACAGCCTTCTAACAGTGTCCAGTGGCAAAAGCGACCACTGTCAGACACCGCGAGAGAAGAGACGCTGAGATTTTGGATGGTTTTATTCGGATCGGATCTGATAGCCAGTCGGCTAACTGCGATTAGCCAAAAACAGCTCTCCGATAGAGTTAGCAAGACGCTAGATAGAATTAATCATTTCAATACAACCACACGACAACTAATAAAGACAGAACAGACAGCCAGAAAGTTGATCCATGCTATTTAAGACGACATGCAGCCGATCGGACAGACTAATCCTGGTTAAAGAAATGCAAAGACAGCAGCAGAAGGAAGCCCGATCTTTTGTTTGTTGTTAGTGTGAAATGCTGCGATCTGATTGGCTCTCTCAAGGTCCAGTAACACTTCCTCGAGGACTTGGTACATGACTAGACACAAGCTACTAATAATGTCTACATTCTTTAGGTTGTTGTTATCTATAGACAAGATGCTTGTGACAACTGCATATTTTAACGAttcatttgttttactttgtctGTAATTTACATACGAGGGGACCATGCAGTGTGGTGCTGGTTATAAACAAATATCTTTTCACAACTCAGACAGGCCTACCAACACACAgctttaaacaaatgacaaAGTCTGTATTTATTAACACAAGCATAGTAGCatagtattttataaaacacaaataattttttttatttttttgtgtattggtgtTATTTTTATAGACCAAAATATACCATATAACGTCTCGTATCTTAAACTTTGTCTGATAAATATTTCTGTAAACTGTGACTCAATAAGGGCATTTTACTATGGTACATTCTTGTGTGTTACATAAATGGTTATAGTTAGTTTGTTTTTATGAGTAAAAATGTTCTGACAGGTGCATACAACCCACCCACAATGCAGTATATTTGATATgtatatgcatttggcagacacttttatccaatgggacttacagtgcattgcaaGGTCTACAATTTATTTACTATGTGTGTTTCTAGGGAACATTCTGTCCTGCTAATACAATGCTATAAGAACACTAAATATTAAACACCATTACATATCCAACACCCAATGCATCTGTCATATCTTACCAAATGAtcatctttattatttttagacagAAACAGTTTATATTAGTAAATTCACAGTGGTCTTGGTTACCAAATTGTTTATTTCACTTAGGAAAAGGCACACTAAAcaattatatacagtacatatggTATAGAAAAATATATAGTGGGCCATTTTGTAAAAGTGGATAACATTTAGTTTTTATTCTAAAGGTTAGCATTGCTACATAACATGACATTTATTGTTTGCATTTTACAAACATGAACTTGTaacaaactggaaaataattTCTTGCTATGCATTTATGAGTTGTCCCACAAACATACAGGACCACTGACACATCAATTCTCAATCTCACACTCATAACAGTTATACATATACTTTAAATTTGGTTGTTATGgtgctacacattccaaaagcTCACTGCACAGACACTGGCAAAGGCAGTACACCATGAGAATTAAAATACTGGCAGGTACCACACTGACCAGCAGTAACCCAAGATTTGTAATCTGCATTATTAGCAGGTAGATACCCAAAGGCAATGAGCCAAAGTAAAGCAGCCCCAGCAACCAGACCAGTGCTCGTGCTGTGGTCTGGCATAAGAGAGCCGTACAATTCCACACTGTCCATCTCTGCATAACAGAAGCCATGGAGTCCAGGCTGGAAGAATGGTAATCCCTACCTGGAGCTGGAATTACAGCCTCCTGCTGAGGCTCCATAATGGTGATAACCACATAATTGGAACGAATGGAAGTAGGGGAAGCTGAGGCAGTGTGACCCACCAGGGAATTGAGGTGTCTGGGACTGAGGAGAAGCTCATCTTGCCTATTAAGCAGGTTTTGATGTTTCCGTGTCTGGATGGACAATGCCGTCACCAGGTTGTACTCATCTGGTAGATTGTCCACGGCCTCTCCGGGAAGGTCTGTGATGTAGCGGCAAAACGGGCAGACCACTGAACCTGGAGATGATTCACCCAAATCCAGGATTTTTGCAAGGCACTTGGCACACAGATAATGACAGCACTTCAGTACTTTTGGACGTCGACTTGACAAGCTGTAAGCGCAGTAGCAGATCTTGCATTCCAGTTCTTCTGTGGTGGTGAAGCCACTCACCACATCCTCTGGGAATTGTCCCATCATGTTTTCTTCCTCTCAGCGTTTTCTCATGGGCAAGTTGTAGTCAAAGCAGTTCGGGAACATGGTGGCGATGCCACTTTTTGTGTCCGGATGGTGTCCTGTGCAGACTGTGAAGCATTGCCTGTACTGTGCCAAAAGGCTCTGGATGGGTTTGTGCTGAGGAACTTCATGCACTCTGTGGAAAGGTGGGGAGAGGCCACCACCGAAAAGATAACTGTTAACACAGCAGTAGAGAACAAACGCCGCAGCAACAAAGCAGTCCCTGTAAAACCAGGGCTGGAATTTTCTAGCTTTTGTTACCACTGAAATTCAGTCCAATTAGTGGCACCACACTTTCTGGTACAAAGTTTATTTTGCTTTCACAATTCAAGAGTACATAAAAATGTTCTCAAACAAGACAAATCATTTTGAATTCAAACAaatctaaactataataaaCATGCCTAATTTAATTATAGTTGTCTATAGTTACATGTCCAATTGTAAAGCAGCCAATACAGCAACGCAGTTTGCTGTGCAACATCAGAAATTAGGTCATTGCTGTTCACTCTCTGTGTTTGTCTTTTAGAGATGGCTATTAATGAGATTTTGTGATATAAGAATACACTGACATCGAGttgattttttaacatttagatTTCTTATGCATAACACAAAAGTTAGTGGGGCAAAGACTGATCTACATTAACTTTTCACCAAGTTTAAATTCAACAAATATCAAAATAAGATTGATACAAAAAATCTGCACACTTAAGAAATCAATTCTGTTTCTGAATGAAACATAATTCATTAAACAAGGCAGCTGTCATTGTCTAAAAAGGCTTAGTTTTGTTGAGTACTGCATGTGTAATTACATTGACTTGTGTCTGAGGAAATTAAGTGTCCCTCATTGGAAATCATTTAGTCCTAGATTAAATTTCAGACTTGGGAATAGTTCTAATACTGGTTTTAAGCACTCTCTGTACTTGCTTTCTTCTGATTTCATAAAACAAAGTAGTGTACTAAACTAAAATCACTACACACAAAAAGGGTGAATTAAGGTTGACTGGAGATgacattttgacattgagaTGACAGTCAAAAACCGTACCTGAATTCACCCTATACTAATTTTACATTGTGTGACCCTTGTTTTACTTCATAATATACAGTAATGCACACTGCCCCTAGTGGTTAAAGAAGTTACACCTGCTGATttttgttccaataataacaaaTATAGGATACAACAATCTTTGTAATGGCAAAAAATCTTAGCttgaaagaaaaacacagaagCAGGTTCCACGGGCCAAACAAAAATTACCTTATTTGCTCGAGCCAATAAAATGAGACAATTAACACCCCTCAAAAAGGTGCTCAAAGATCCTGTCCTCCCAAAGTTTGActccatttttatacagtaatatCAAATACTTCTTATTTGAGATGACATACACTCTTCTCATTGGTCTCGGCCTGCCACAATTAACTTATTGTTTGGTGTAGCAAAGTGTAGCTGGACTCTTTCTCAAATCTAAAATGATGTACGTGGTTATTGGTTCTCTTGACCTTGGCGTACCTACCACAACTAACGTATTGTTTGGTGTAGCAAAGTACAGCTGAACTCCTTCTCAAATCTAAAATGAGGTACTCTGTTTGTTACTTTAATTGGCCTTGGCCTACCTGGTGCTTTTGTGAGAcataatacactcacctaaaggattattaggaacacctgttcaatttctcattaatgcaattatctaatcaaccaatcacatagcagttgcttcaatggatttaggggtgtggtcctcgtcaagacaatctcctgaacttaagcaattttgagcgtggaatggttgttggtgccagacgggccagtctgagtatttcacaatctgctcagttactgggatttcatgcacaaccatttgtggttttacaaagaatggtgtgaaatgggaaaaacatccagtatgcggcagtcctgtgggcaaaaatgccttgttgatgctagaggtcagacgagaatgggccgactgattcaagctgatagaagagcaactttgactgaaataaccactcgttacaaccgaggtatgcagcaaagcatttgtgaagccacaacatgcacaaccttgaggcggatgggctacaacagcagaaggccccaccgggtaccactcatctccactacaaataggaaaaagaggctataATTTGCaagagctcaccaaaattggacagttgaagactggaaaaatgttgcctggtctgatgagtctcgatttctgttgagacattcagatgggagagtcagaatttggcgtaaacagaatgagaacatggatccatcatgccttgttaccactgtgcaggctgctggtggtggtgtaatggtgtgggagatgttttcttggcacactgtAGGCcgcttagtgccaattgggcatcgtttaaatgccacagcctacctgagcattgtttctgaccatgtccatccctttatgaccaccatgtacccattctctgatggctacttccagcaggataatgcaccatgtcacaaagctcgaatcatttcaaattggtttcttgaacatgaaaatgagttcactgtactaaaatagcccccacagtcaccagatctcaacccaatagagcatctttgggatgtggtgggacgggagcttcgtgccctggatgtgcatcccacaaatctccatcaactgcagatgctatcctatcaatatgggccaacatttctaaagaatccTTTCAGCACcttattgaatcaatgccacgtagaattaaggcagttctgaaggcgaaagggggtcaaacacagtattagtatggagTTCCTAATAaccctttaggtgagtgtatatttgtGGAAACAATAACTAAAGTTGAGATACAATGGCTAAATAATAAGAAAGAATATATTCATAATCAGTATTAAATGCATAATCAATAACAAGACAGAATATATATTTGTGGAAATAATAAATGCATAATCCACCCCCAAAACGATATATCTTCCAAGTAACAAAAAAGTGTGGTTCAATAATTTAGATATATGATACATAAGAAACCATCATATAAAGCACATGAGATTTAAATGGAGATCACATAAAGatcataagaaaaaaaatgaaaaaagaagtGAAAGGCAAAAAAATAAGGAGGGGGCATTAAATAAGATTACA of Misgurnus anguillicaudatus chromosome 2, ASM2758022v2, whole genome shotgun sequence contains these proteins:
- the rnf182 gene encoding E3 ubiquitin-protein ligase RNF182; its protein translation is MMGQFPEDVVSGFTTTEELECKICYCAYSLSSRRPKVLKCCHYLCAKCLAKILDLGESSPGSVVCPFCRYITDLPGEAVDNLPDEYNLVTALSIQTRKHQNLLNRQDELLLSPRHLNSLVGHTASASPTSIRSNYVVITIMEPQQEAVIPAPGRDYHSSSLDSMASVMQRWTVWNCTALLCQTTARALVWLLGLLYFGSLPLGIYLLIMQITNLGLLLVSVVPASILILMVYCLCQCLCSELLECVAP